The following is a genomic window from Nitrospira sp..
AGTTTCTTGAGCAGCAGTCTCGTCGCGGGGGATTCCACATAGAAGCAGCCCATCGTGTCGCCTTGTCGGATCAAATTTTTGGTCCGGTCATCCGCGAGAGGGTCCCACGTCGCCTCGTCGATCTGTCGGCCCGTATGCGCGGCGACGGCGGCCATCGCGTCACGGATGACGGCCAGCGAACGATTGCCCAAGATGTCGATCTTGACGAGGCCGGCCTCTTCCGCCTGATCTTTCTCCCATTGGATGACCGGAAGGCCCTTGGCCGAGACTTCAACCGGTACGTAGCGGCGAATCTCATCCGGCACGAGCACGATGCCGCCGCAATGGAGACTCAGATTGCGGAAGTGTCCCTCCAGTCGGACGGCCCATCGAATAATGTCCGGCCAGGGATCCTGGAGATGCAGGCTCCGGCAGAGCCGCGCCGTCCCGGCTTGCGGTGTCCTGTCGGAGTCTCTGGCGAAGTACGGCGCATGGCGTAAGATCAGCGGCAACACGCGGCCGATTTCGGTTGCCGGCAGACCGTAGACTTTGGCCGTCTCGCGGATTGCGGCACGGAGTGCGAGCGTATTCTGGTTGGCGACCATCGCCGCCGACCGGTTCCCATACCGGGTCAAGATCCAACCGAGAATCTTGTCGCGTTCGTCCCAGGGAAAATCGATGTCGATGTCGGGCGGATCGTGTCGTCCCGGGTTGAGAAAGCGTTCGAAAAACAGATGATGGCGGATCGGGTCGACGTGGGTGATGTTCAGGCAATAGGAGACGATCGAGGCGGCGGCAGAGCCGCGTCCGCAGGTGCGGGGGGCCTGCCGGACGATTTCTTCGACGACCAGGAAATACTGCGCGTACCCCTTGTCGCGGATGACGGCGAGCTCGTGTTCGATGCGCGCTCTGACGCCGGCCGATACTGTGCCGTAGCGCTTCAGCGCACCCTCGTAGGTCTTTGTGCGAAGGGTCTCGAAGGCCTCTTCCGCGGCACATTGTCGGAAAGTGGGAAAGAGGGTGTCGTTGAAACGCCAATCGGTGAAACAGGTATCGGCGATGTGCCGGCTGTTGGTGAGGGCCGCGGGCACGTGGGGGTAGTGCCGTTCGAGCTGTGAGGGTGACATCAACCACTGCGTGGGCCGGCAACAGGCGTTATCCGGCAGACGAGACAGGGTGCTGTTCAGTGCGATGGCGCGCAGGAGCCGGTGAAGTTGGTAGTCAGAGGGAGTCAGAAATTGAGCACGTGTCGTCGCGACCGGCGGCAATCCGGATCGACGGCTGAAGGCCAGGGCGTCGGCCATGTCCGGTCCCGGCGTCAGTTCGACGAACAGGTCGTCCGGTGAATCCCGATGCCAGGCCGCGACGGCCGTTTGATCATCGGAAAGGATGACCAAGCCGGTCCTGTGTCGAGCGACGGTGGCGGTGAAGTCGAAGGACCCGTCGCTATGGCGGGCCGACAGGATGTGACAGAGATTGCCGTAGCCGTTTGGGGTTTTGGCCAACAAGATCGCCCGGTGAGCGGGGGTGGTGAGTTCGGCGCCGAGGATGGGGTTGATGCCGGATAGCCGAGCGACCTCGAGAAAGCGGATGGCGCCGTAGAGCCCGTTCGTGTCGGTGAGCGCGAGGGTCTCACAACCCTGCGCCTGCGCTGCCCGGCACAGGGTTTCCAGCGACGGGACTCCCTGCATCGGCGAATAGGAGGAATGGACATGCAAATGAACGAACGGAGAAGACATGGGTGTCCGTCGGCCTCACGCACCGTTTCCGTACTGAATGATTCGGTTTCCGAAGCGCGCTCTGAGTCGATCAAGGGTGAGCGCGAGTCGCTGCGCACGGGCTCGCCTGGTGCAAGCGATCTCCGTCGGATCATCAAAGAGTCGGCCCTGTTCGAAAGGAGCCGCCAGTTCTGTGGCGATGAGCGTCAAGGTGCGGAGACGTATGCGACGGCGGAAGCAGCGGTGCAGTAACGTTCGGAGCGGCGGAGCGAGATCATATTCCCAATAGCTGGCCGGTGCGATCGGCTGCTGTCCGGTGACATCGGTCCGGTCGCTGTAGCGGATCGTCAGGGTCAACCGCTTGCACGTACGCTGGTGCAGGCGCAAGGCGCGGCAGAGTTCTTCAAGCAGGCCGGCCAAACGGCGCCATACGGCATGGTCATCGATGTCGTCCGGCCGTAATGGACATGACACTTCGAGTCGAGGCTGGATCTGCGACGGCATGACCGGCGTGGAGTCGATACCTTGGGCCCAGCGTTGCAACGGGGCTGCCCACCGACCGACGGCGATGTCGAGGGCAGGGAGGGGAATGTCGGCCACATCCCCGAACGTGCGGAGATTCAGGTCTGCCAAACATCGGCGAATCGATTTCATCTGCGGTCGGTGGAGCAGGGGCAAGGTCTCGATCCGCAAGGGAGCCATGAAGGCCCGCTCCGAACCGTGACGGACCTCGTAGATCTGTGTCGGTTGAATCAAGCCGGCGGCGGTCTGCGCGATCAACTTGTTGCTGCCGATGCCCAACATGCCGTCGAGATGAACTTGCATGGCGATATCCCGTTGCAGACGCCCGGCGGTATCGCAGGTGAGGCCGAAGAGCCTCGTGGTGCCCGTCAGATCCAGCACGAAGGAGCCGGGGCTGGTCGATTCCCAGACCGGCGTGTAACGGGTGATGATGTGGGACAACATGGTGTGCGCCTGAGCGGTGCGGATGGAATCGGGCGTCAGGACATGAAGCGCTGGACAGAGTTGTCTGGCCTGCTGGACGACCATGCCGGGGTACAGGCCGTCGGCGGCGGCTTCCGGTGAGACATCGTGCAATAGGGTGCGCGGGTGCGCGACCGGTGCGAGACCGATGGGCCTGTCGCGCAGACGAGGTTCATTCAGGCGGGCAAGCGTGAGTTCGAACGACGGCACCGCAAGACACACGATTTGACGATCCATGGGCAAAGAATTGAAGGATCCGTCCCGCTCTTATTTTGTGCAGTAACGAATGACGCCGATGACCAGACCCTCGATGTGCAGCGAATCCGTCGATTTGACCGTAATCGGCTTCATGGTGTCGTTCGCCGGACGCAATTCGACCGTGGAACCTTTGCGATGATAGGTTTTGATCGTGGCGTCGTTGTTGAGGATCGCGATCACCGTCTGACCGTTTCTGGCCGTGTGCTGTTTTTGGACGATGACGAGGTCGCCCGGCAGAATGCCTTCGTCCCGCATGGACTCCCCCTTCACCCGCAACGCGAACGTTTCGCCGCGGCCCACCATGCCGGGAGGGACCTCGACCACTTCGGTTTGGGGAATCGGTTCGATCGGATCACCGGCCGCCACCAGACCGGCCAGGGGAATGTGTGCTGCGGTGGTGAGGTGATCGATCGCTAGTCGAACGGCAAACGGAATCTTGTGGGTGCCGAGTTCATACCGCGCGATGGTCTGGCGGGTCGTTCTCAGCCGGCCGGCGAGTTGTTCCTGGGTCAAACCCAGCGCCTGACGCACTTTCTTGAGGTCGGTGGAGTGCATGTAACGAATCGTTACATTATCGGGAACCGCCTGTCAAGGCAGGAAGCGAGCGAGCCGATATCCGTGCTAAGATGCGAGGCGATGCCTCCGTTCAAACTGGAAGCTCCCTTCAAACCTTGCGGTGATCAGGGGCAAGCCATTGAGAAGCTGACGGCCGGGATGCTGGCCGGGAAGCCGCATCAGGTCTTGCTCGGCGTCACCGGCTCCGGCAAGACCTTCACGATGGCCAATGTGGTCGAACGGGTGCAGAAGCCGACGCTCGTGCTTGTGCACAACAAGACCCTGGCCGGCCAGCTCTACCAGGAGTTCAAGCAATTCTTCCCTCACAATGCCGTTGAATACTTCATCAGTTATTACGACTATTACCAGCCGGAAGCCTACATCCCGCAGAGCGACACCTACATTGCGAAGGATGCCTCGATCAACGACGCGATCGACCAGATGCGCCATGCGGCGACCACGTCGCTGCTGCAGCGCAATGATGTGCTGATCGTGTCGTCGGTTTCCTGCATCTACGGCCTCGGCTCGCCGGAGGTGTACCATGACATGTTGGTGTATCTGGAAGAGGGGATGGAGACCAGGCGCGAAAAGATCCTGGCGAAGTTGGTGGATATTCAGTATGCCCGCAACGATGTGGATTTTCATCGTGGGACCTTTCGCGCGCGTGGCGATGTCATCGAGATTTTTCCGGCTTCGTCGGAAGCGAAGTCCGTGCGCATCGAACTGTTCGGCGATGTGGTGGACGCCATCCATGAGATCGATCCGCTCACCGGGAAATCGCTGGGCCGGCTGCCGAAGATCGCCGTCTATCCGAATACGCACTATCTCATTGCGCCGGATCGCTACGAACGGGCGATCACGGGAATCGAGGAGGAGTTGGAGGCGCGGGTGGCTGCGTTCAGAAAAACCGGACAACTGCTGGAGGCGCAACGGATCGAACAACGCACCAAGTTCGATCTCGAAATGATCCGCGCCATGGGGTATTGCCACGGGATCGAGAATTATTCGCGCCATCTGAGCGGGCGCGCGCCGGGTGAGCCACCGCCGACGCTGTTGGATTATTTCCCCAAGGACTTTCTGTTGATCGTCGATGAATCACACGCGACCGTGCCGCAAGTCGGCGGGATGTACGAGGGCGATTTTTCGCGGAAGCGTACCCTCGTGGAGTATGGATTCAGGTTGCCGTCCGCCGTCGACAATCGCCCGCTGAAGTTCGCCGAATTTGAGCGGATGCTGAAGCAGGTGATCTACGTGTCGGCCACGCCCGGGCCGTATGAGTTGGACCATGCCAAGGGAGAGGTCGTCGAACAGATCATCCGGCCGACCGGCCTGATGGATCCGCTCATCGACGTGCGTTCGGCCAAGGGGCAGGTGGACAATCTGCTGGCTGAAGTCCGGGCGGAAGCGGCGAAGGGGAACCGTGTGCTGGTCACGACCCTGACCAAGCGGATGGCCGAAGACCTCACGGAGTATTATTACGACCTCGGCGTGAAGGTGCGGTATCTGCATTCGGACATCAAGACGCTGGAACGGGCGGAGATCATTCGCGACCTCCGACGCGGCGTTTTCGATGTGCTGGTCGGGATCAATCTGTTGCGGGAGGGGTTGGATCTTCCTGAGGTCGGCTTGGTCGCGATTCTGGACGCGGACAAGGAGGGCTATCTCCGCTCACACCGGTCGTTGATTCAAACTGCGGGACGCGCAGCGCGGAATGTGGACGGGCGGGTCATTTTTTACGGCGATACGGTCACCGATTCGATGCAATTGGCCATGGAGGAGACCGCGCGCCGGCGCCATATCCAGGAGGCTTACAATAGGGCCCATGGAATTACGCCGGAGAGCATCAAGAAAAGCATCCCGACGCTCGACTATGCGGCGGCCGAGTTGGATTACGTCCAGCTGGACCTGGCCGCTGAAGCGCCGGCAGTCTACAAGACCGACGAGGATGTGACGCAGTTGGTGCAGCGGCTGGAGGTGGAGATGAAAGCGGCGGCGAAGAAGCTGGAGTTCGAGCGGGCGGCGGAGCTACGGAATCGCATTCGTGCGTTGAAGATGAAGGATCTTGAACTCAAGTCGTGATGGGCTGTCCATGAAGGACTTCGTGCCGACACGGCAGCTACATTTGCTTGTAGAGATAGGCTCCGAGAAACATCCCCAAAATGCTGAGCAGATTCACCTTGATGCTGAAGCCGAACGTCAGTTTGAGGAGGATAAGATCGATCGTGAGGGGCGGGTTGATGCCGGGTGAGAAATTGCCGGCGAAGATGTTTTGAATCGCGCCGTTCGGGGCCATCACGCGAAGAATTTCGCCGAAAATCCCGCCCAGCATGCCGCCGATCAGGATAAAGATCAGCAGGACGCCGATCGATTTTTTCATCCGAAGTCTCTCCCGGTTCCCAACAGTGGACCTACGTATACCGACTGTCGGCACCATATCGGAAGCGCAAAATGATGTCAACACAATGCATGTCAGCCGTCGTTGCCGCCACAGTCCGCCGACGGCGCAGGGCCTCAAGACCGTCTTTCTCGCGCGCCGGTTCTTCCGGCACTCGAATATCTTGACTTCACTCCCATCCGTTTTATACACTGCCCGATGCTAATTTTTTAGACTTTTCGAGGCGATCGGAGATCCGGCTCGAAACCGGCTTCGATGGCCTTTTTCTTTGGTGACCGGTGCTCGACGCATTGAGCGAAAAGTTCGAACGGATTCTGAAGAAACTTCGCGGGCAGGGTGTGCTCACGGAGGAAAATATCGCCGAGGCGCTGAAAGAAGTGCGTCTGGCGCTGCTTGAAGCCGACGTCAACTTCAAAGTCGTCAAGGAGTTTCTCGACCGCGTGCGTGAAAAGGCGGTCGGTCAGGAAGTCTTGAAGAGCCTGACTCCCGGCCATCAGGTCGTCAAGGTCGTCTGGGACGAACTCCGCGGCATGATGGGCGGTGAACGGAGCGGCATCAGCCTCGCCTCTCGGCCGCCGACCGTCGTCATGATGGTGGGATTACAGGGGGCAGGGAAAACGACGACCTCCGGCAAGCTGGCCCGGCTGTTCAAGGGCCAGGGAAAACGGGTGTTGCTCGTGGCGGCCGATCCGCGCCGACCTGCGGCCGGCGATCAGCTTGCCAGCCTGGGGGGTGATCTCGGTATCGATGTCCAGCGGTTCGATCAAGTCGATGCCTCGCGCGCCGATGTGGTCCGTATTTGCGAGCGAGGAGTGCAGCGCGGGCAGGAACAGGGGTATGACCTCATCGTGCTGGATACCGGTGGTCGCTTGCACGTCGATGATGAATTGATGGCCGAACTTGTGGCGGTCAAGCAAGCGGTGAACCCTCACGAGGTGCTGTTGGTGGCCGATGCCATGACCGGGCAAGATGCCGTCAACATGGCGAGCCGGTTCGATCAGCAGGTGGGGCTGACCGGCGTCATCCTGACGAAGGTCGAGGGCGACGCCCGCGGCGGTGCCGTGCTTTCCATCCGAGCCGTCACCGGTAAGCCGATCAAGTTCCTCGGCATGGGAGAAAAGCTCGATGCCTTGGAGCCCTTCCATCCGGATCGGATGGCCTCGCGGATTCTCGGGATGGGCGATGTCCTCTCGTTGATCGAAAAAGCCCAGGATACGTTTTCACGGGAAGAGGCCGAAGCCGCTCAAAAGAAACTGACCAGCAACACCTTCACGTTAGAAGATTTTCGCTCTCAACTCGGCCAGATGAATCGGCTGGGCTCGTTCGAGCAGATCCTGGGAATGCTGCCGGGCGGGCAGAAGCTGAAAGACCTCGCGAACAGCGGGTTGCCCGAAAAAGAGATGAAGCGGGTCGCGGCCATGATCGATTCCATGACCATGCGTGAGCGACGCGACCATACCGTGATCAACGGCAGCCGAAAGAAGCGGATTGCGCGCGGCAGCGGGACGAGCGTGCAGGAGGTCAACCGGTTGATCAAGCAGTTTTTGCAGGCGCGGAAGATCGCCAAGGTCATGTCGGGCGCCGGTGGACGGCGTCAATTGGCTCAAATGTTTCGTGGCATGTGAACGAGGAGCATTCAGTGGTCGGTTATCAGCTTGAGGTGCAATCACTTGGTTGAATACATAACGGAGGGCTAACAGCTGATCGCTGAAAGCTCATTACGCAAGGAGGACACAGTGGCGGTTCATTTACGGTTGACCAGGACGGGACGACATAAGCGACCGATGTATCGGGTCATTGCGGCGGATTCCCGAAAGCCGCGCGACGGGCGGTTTCTGGAGATCCTCGGCATTTTCGACCCGCTGAAGAATCCGGCGGTGCCGGAGTTGAAATCGGAGCGTGTGCTGACATGGCTGCGGCATGGGGCTCAGCCCACCACGACCGTGCGGACCCTCCTCAAGCGGCATGGGGTGTGGAAGCAGTTCGAGGCCGAGAAGGCCGAGAAAAGTAAAAAGTAACAGAGGGAAAGTATACCTTTTCACTTTGACTTCGCCATGCCCGGCCAGTCAGAACTCGTTACCATCGGGAGGATCGAGCGATCGTTCGGGGTCCGAGGAGAGGCGCGTGTTCGCTCCCTCAGTGACGTGCCGGGACGGTTCGATGTGCTTCGGGAAGTGACGATTGTCGCGCCTGGGGGGAAGACCCTTGAGACCCTGGTGACCCATGTACGGTCCGGGGGGCCGACGTTGATCATGGGCTTCGAAGCTTTCACGACACCGGAACAGATCGCCGAGTTCCGTGGCGGACTGATACAGGTTCCACGCGGAAATTCGCCGGCTTTGCCGGCCGATCAGTACTATGAATGTGATCTGATCGGCATGGTCGTGCAGGATGAAGCAGGTGTAGTGCTCGGCCGGTTGGAACAGGTCTGGAACCTATCCCATAATCGGATCTTTGCGGTCAGGCAAGAGGAAAAAGAGCTGTTGATTCCTGCAGCAAAACAGGTTGTGGTGGCGGTAGACGTAGCCGGGCGAGCGATGACGGTTAGACTGCCGGAAGGGTTCGGAGACCTGTAAGATGCGATGCGCGGTCCTGACATTGTTCCCGGAGATGGTGTCCCCGGTTCTGGGGCAGAGTATCCTCAAGCGAGCCCAAGAGAAGGGGTTGCTGGAAGTGTCCGTTCAGAACCTGCGCGACCATACCTACGATCGACACAAGACGGCCGATGATGTGCCTTACGGCGGCGGGGCCGGGATGGTCATGAAGGCCGAGCCGATTCTGCTGGCCGTCGAGGCCTTGAACGCCGCCTACGGGGCGCCTGATCCCGGTACGACGATGCGGGTGATCGTGCCGTCTCCGCAAGGGCGGCAGTTTACTCAGGAATTGGCGCAAGGGTTGGCGCAGGAAACGCGGCCGATCCTGTTTCTTTGCGGGCACTACGAAGGGATTGATGAGCGGGTGCGGCTGGCATTGCAGCCGGAGGAAATTTCGGTTGGTGATTATGTGCTCACCGGCGGAGAGTTGCCGGCCTTGGTCATGATCGATGCGGCGGCCCGGTTGATTCCCGGCGTGTTGGGTGATGCGGCGTCGACGGCGGAGGAATCCTTTACCGACGGATTACTGGAGTATCCGCATTACACCAGACCGGCCGAGGTGCGGGGGATGGCGGTTCCGGAAGTGCTGGTGTCGGGCCATCATGAGGCAATTCGATTGTGGCGACGCAAGGAGGCGCTGCGGAATACCTATCTGAAGCGGCCGGATCTGCTGCGGGATCGTGAACTCGGATCGGAAGATCGGCGATTGTTGAGCGAAGTGATGCAAGAGAGTCTGGTACAGGTACCAGGTCGTTGAGAGAAGGAAGGAGAAGACCATGAATCGGCTAGAACGGATCCAGCGATCCTTAACCAAGAAGACGGTGCCCAAGTTCGAGATCGGGGATACCGTTCGTGTGCATGTGAAGGTGGTCGAGGGAGAGAAAGAACGTATTCAGGTGTACGAAGGGGCGGTCATCGCCAGAAAAGGGACGCTCAACAGCGAAACCTTTACGGTGCGCAAACTATCGTACGGCGTCGGGGTGGAGCGGACGTTCCCGATCCATTCGCCCAATGTGGCCAAGGTCGATGTGGTACGTCAGGGCCGCGTCCGTCGCGCCAAGCTGTATTACCTGCGCACGAAGAAGGGTAAGTTCGCCAAGGTGGAAGACCGCGAGTTTACGGCCGAAAGCAAAGCTCAGGCTGCCGCCAAGGCTGAGGCGGCGGAAGCCGTCGCTGCCACCAAGGCATAGCCGACTTTTCGGGTTGTGTGCCCGATTGATGTCAGGACAGAGGCCCACGTTTGGTTGGTACTCCGAACCCGACGACAGGAGGTCCCACCGAAGAGTTTGAGGTGGAGGCCCGACATTGTGGATACCGCCGTATCGCCGGTCTCGATGAGACCGGACGGGGCCCTTTGGCCGGTCCCGTCGTCGCAGCGGCCGTGCTGTTGCCGCGGCGCTGTCGCTTGCTCGGGTTGAATGATTCCAAACTGGTCGGTGAATCGGAGCGCGTCCGGTTGTTCGACGAAATCGTGCGGCGGGCGACGGCCGTCGGTATCGGCGCTGCGACTGAGGGAGAGATCGACCGCCTGAATATCCTCCACGCGACCCGGCTGGCGATGCGACGTGCGCTCCAGGCACTTCATCTGCAGCCGGATTTCCTCTTGTTGGATGCCGTGACCCTTCCCGGACTCTCCATTCCCCAACGGCCGATTATCAAGGGCGATGGGTTGTCCTGTTCCATTGCGGCGGCATCGATCGTCGCCAAGGTGGTGCGTGATCGACTGATGATCGAGTATCACCGCTGGTATCCTCAATACAATTTTGCCGAACACAAGGGGTACGGGACTCCGGACCATCTTCGCCTGCTCCGACAACACGGGCCCTGTGCGATTCACCGCTGCAGTTTCGCTCCCGTCCACCGACTCGTACCGAGCAGGCCGGCGGCGTTCCGCTTGTCCGCCGATCATGCCTGACGGCCTGCGACAACCGATGCGCGACCGACGCCGTACGGTAGGAGACGAAGGGGAGGGCCGAGCCGAAGCCTACCTGCGTCGGCAGGGATTTCGGATTCT
Proteins encoded in this region:
- a CDS encoding LSU ribosomal protein L19p, encoding MNRLERIQRSLTKKTVPKFEIGDTVRVHVKVVEGEKERIQVYEGAVIARKGTLNSETFTVRKLSYGVGVERTFPIHSPNVAKVDVVRQGRVRRAKLYYLRTKKGKFAKVEDREFTAESKAQAAAKAEAAEAVAATKA
- a CDS encoding tRNA (guanine(37)-N(1))-methyltransferase; amino-acid sequence: MRCAVLTLFPEMVSPVLGQSILKRAQEKGLLEVSVQNLRDHTYDRHKTADDVPYGGGAGMVMKAEPILLAVEALNAAYGAPDPGTTMRVIVPSPQGRQFTQELAQGLAQETRPILFLCGHYEGIDERVRLALQPEEISVGDYVLTGGELPALVMIDAAARLIPGVLGDAASTAEESFTDGLLEYPHYTRPAEVRGMAVPEVLVSGHHEAIRLWRRKEALRNTYLKRPDLLRDRELGSEDRRLLSEVMQESLVQVPGR
- a CDS encoding Excinuclease ABC subunit B; translated protein: MLRCEAMPPFKLEAPFKPCGDQGQAIEKLTAGMLAGKPHQVLLGVTGSGKTFTMANVVERVQKPTLVLVHNKTLAGQLYQEFKQFFPHNAVEYFISYYDYYQPEAYIPQSDTYIAKDASINDAIDQMRHAATTSLLQRNDVLIVSSVSCIYGLGSPEVYHDMLVYLEEGMETRREKILAKLVDIQYARNDVDFHRGTFRARGDVIEIFPASSEAKSVRIELFGDVVDAIHEIDPLTGKSLGRLPKIAVYPNTHYLIAPDRYERAITGIEEELEARVAAFRKTGQLLEAQRIEQRTKFDLEMIRAMGYCHGIENYSRHLSGRAPGEPPPTLLDYFPKDFLLIVDESHATVPQVGGMYEGDFSRKRTLVEYGFRLPSAVDNRPLKFAEFERMLKQVIYVSATPGPYELDHAKGEVVEQIIRPTGLMDPLIDVRSAKGQVDNLLAEVRAEAAKGNRVLVTTLTKRMAEDLTEYYYDLGVKVRYLHSDIKTLERAEIIRDLRRGVFDVLVGINLLREGLDLPEVGLVAILDADKEGYLRSHRSLIQTAGRAARNVDGRVIFYGDTVTDSMQLAMEETARRRHIQEAYNRAHGITPESIKKSIPTLDYAAAELDYVQLDLAAEAPAVYKTDEDVTQLVQRLEVEMKAAAKKLEFERAAELRNRIRALKMKDLELKS
- a CDS encoding SOS-response repressor and protease LexA, with product MHSTDLKKVRQALGLTQEQLAGRLRTTRQTIARYELGTHKIPFAVRLAIDHLTTAAHIPLAGLVAAGDPIEPIPQTEVVEVPPGMVGRGETFALRVKGESMRDEGILPGDLVIVQKQHTARNGQTVIAILNNDATIKTYHRKGSTVELRPANDTMKPITVKSTDSLHIEGLVIGVIRYCTK
- a CDS encoding SSU ribosomal protein S16p, encoding MAVHLRLTRTGRHKRPMYRVIAADSRKPRDGRFLEILGIFDPLKNPAVPELKSERVLTWLRHGAQPTTTVRTLLKRHGVWKQFEAEKAEKSKK
- a CDS encoding Ribonuclease HII, whose translation is MVGTPNPTTGGPTEEFEVEARHCGYRRIAGLDETGRGPLAGPVVAAAVLLPRRCRLLGLNDSKLVGESERVRLFDEIVRRATAVGIGAATEGEIDRLNILHATRLAMRRALQALHLQPDFLLLDAVTLPGLSIPQRPIIKGDGLSCSIAAASIVAKVVRDRLMIEYHRWYPQYNFAEHKGYGTPDHLRLLRQHGPCAIHRCSFAPVHRLVPSRPAAFRLSADHA
- a CDS encoding DNA polymerase IV, with the translated sequence MDRQIVCLAVPSFELTLARLNEPRLRDRPIGLAPVAHPRTLLHDVSPEAAADGLYPGMVVQQARQLCPALHVLTPDSIRTAQAHTMLSHIITRYTPVWESTSPGSFVLDLTGTTRLFGLTCDTAGRLQRDIAMQVHLDGMLGIGSNKLIAQTAAGLIQPTQIYEVRHGSERAFMAPLRIETLPLLHRPQMKSIRRCLADLNLRTFGDVADIPLPALDIAVGRWAAPLQRWAQGIDSTPVMPSQIQPRLEVSCPLRPDDIDDHAVWRRLAGLLEELCRALRLHQRTCKRLTLTIRYSDRTDVTGQQPIAPASYWEYDLAPPLRTLLHRCFRRRIRLRTLTLIATELAAPFEQGRLFDDPTEIACTRRARAQRLALTLDRLRARFGNRIIQYGNGA
- a CDS encoding Signal recognition particle protein Ffh, which encodes MLDALSEKFERILKKLRGQGVLTEENIAEALKEVRLALLEADVNFKVVKEFLDRVREKAVGQEVLKSLTPGHQVVKVVWDELRGMMGGERSGISLASRPPTVVMMVGLQGAGKTTTSGKLARLFKGQGKRVLLVAADPRRPAAGDQLASLGGDLGIDVQRFDQVDASRADVVRICERGVQRGQEQGYDLIVLDTGGRLHVDDELMAELVAVKQAVNPHEVLLVADAMTGQDAVNMASRFDQQVGLTGVILTKVEGDARGGAVLSIRAVTGKPIKFLGMGEKLDALEPFHPDRMASRILGMGDVLSLIEKAQDTFSREEAEAAQKKLTSNTFTLEDFRSQLGQMNRLGSFEQILGMLPGGQKLKDLANSGLPEKEMKRVAAMIDSMTMRERRDHTVINGSRKKRIARGSGTSVQEVNRLIKQFLQARKIAKVMSGAGGRRQLAQMFRGM
- a CDS encoding DNA polymerase III subunit alpha, whose protein sequence is MSSPFVHLHVHSSYSPMQGVPSLETLCRAAQAQGCETLALTDTNGLYGAIRFLEVARLSGINPILGAELTTPAHRAILLAKTPNGYGNLCHILSARHSDGSFDFTATVARHRTGLVILSDDQTAVAAWHRDSPDDLFVELTPGPDMADALAFSRRSGLPPVATTRAQFLTPSDYQLHRLLRAIALNSTLSRLPDNACCRPTQWLMSPSQLERHYPHVPAALTNSRHIADTCFTDWRFNDTLFPTFRQCAAEEAFETLRTKTYEGALKRYGTVSAGVRARIEHELAVIRDKGYAQYFLVVEEIVRQAPRTCGRGSAAASIVSYCLNITHVDPIRHHLFFERFLNPGRHDPPDIDIDFPWDERDKILGWILTRYGNRSAAMVANQNTLALRAAIRETAKVYGLPATEIGRVLPLILRHAPYFARDSDRTPQAGTARLCRSLHLQDPWPDIIRWAVRLEGHFRNLSLHCGGIVLVPDEIRRYVPVEVSAKGLPVIQWEKDQAEEAGLVKIDILGNRSLAVIRDAMAAVAAHTGRQIDEATWDPLADDRTKNLIRQGDTMGCFYVESPATRLLLKKLWTTMPAAQQEQADDFEYLTIVSSIIRPAAHLFADDFIRRAHGHSYRALHPALQGVLDETFGIMVYQEDVMKVAVALGGFSIEDGDQLRKILSKKHKQRQLRDYQRQFYAGALARGAGTAVIEQMWAMIMSFAGYSFCKPHSASYAQVSFKSAFLRAHYPAEFMASVISNQGGFYSTFAYLSEARRMGLAILPPDINDSEWAYQGRARSIRVGLMQIKGLREDLVARLIARRTEQGPFRSLQDFLNQIQPDPSQARLLIKAGCFDGLAGELTRPALLWRLLAWQRQSSPGYLPIPPDYSLSRLIAEEVEVFGFPLRCHPLDLIPATQYQPPMISASDMAHHVGRSITMLGVLITEKVVHTKHGDPMEFVSFEDVTGLYDATIFPDVYRRTCHLLATNRAYVIEGVVEANFSAVTLTVMAIRRAPHRQETLPASPPAGR
- a CDS encoding 16S rRNA processing protein RimM, coding for MPGQSELVTIGRIERSFGVRGEARVRSLSDVPGRFDVLREVTIVAPGGKTLETLVTHVRSGGPTLIMGFEAFTTPEQIAEFRGGLIQVPRGNSPALPADQYYECDLIGMVVQDEAGVVLGRLEQVWNLSHNRIFAVRQEEKELLIPAAKQVVVAVDVAGRAMTVRLPEGFGDL